In Mucilaginibacter celer, one DNA window encodes the following:
- the glgX gene encoding glycogen debranching protein GlgX → MTTKTYPGKPYPLGATWDGEGVNFALFADYATGVELCLFKGEADEVEYEKIKLAERTHQIWHVYIPGAKPGLLYGYKVSGPYEPENGHRFNANKLLIDPYAKSIAGRIDWHDALFAYNIGDPDADLSFSDLDSTPFIPKSVVIDPGFDWEDDAPLRIPYHKSIIYETHVKGFTIQNTEIPKEIRGTYAALAHPVTINYLKELGITAVELMPVHQFVNDRGLLDKGLTNYWGYNTIGFFAPDVKYSGSGVLGGQVKEFKEMVKALHKAGIEVILDVVYNHTAEGNQLGPTISFKGIDNSSYYRLTDDNKRYYMDYTGTGNTLNAMLPNVLRFIMDSLRYWITEMHVDGFRFDLAATLARELHEVNRLSPFFDIIHQDPVISQVKLIAEPWDVGEGGYQVGKFPPGWAEWNGKFRDSMRDYWIGADSMLGEFGQRLTGSPDLYQDDYRKPTASVNFITAHDGFTLNDLVTYNEKHNDANGEDNNDGESHNRSWNCGVEGPTDDPVINALRARQKRNLLATLFLSQGVPMLVAGDEFGRTQNGNNNAYCQDNEISWLNWAEADKGLLEFTKKVIKLRKEHPVFRRRKWFQGLPIMGKGLEDIAWFLPEGNEMNEENWNHDFAKSLGVFLNGRGLHHLGPKGEPVIDDSFYIIFNAHDEALDYVMPPKIYGDDWKKILDTADDNFQEQILNNDEKITVQGRSVVLLQHPIITHE, encoded by the coding sequence ATGACAACAAAAACTTACCCCGGAAAACCTTACCCCCTTGGAGCAACCTGGGATGGCGAAGGCGTTAACTTCGCCCTTTTTGCCGATTACGCCACCGGCGTTGAACTTTGTCTTTTTAAAGGCGAAGCCGATGAAGTTGAATACGAAAAAATTAAACTTGCCGAACGTACCCACCAAATCTGGCATGTATATATCCCCGGTGCCAAGCCCGGTTTGCTATACGGCTACAAAGTATCGGGACCTTACGAACCTGAGAACGGGCACCGCTTTAATGCCAATAAACTCCTTATTGATCCTTATGCCAAGTCAATTGCCGGCAGGATTGATTGGCACGACGCCCTTTTTGCCTATAACATAGGCGATCCGGATGCCGATCTGAGCTTTAGCGATCTGGATAGCACGCCTTTCATCCCCAAATCGGTTGTTATCGACCCCGGATTTGATTGGGAAGATGATGCGCCGCTTCGCATACCCTACCATAAATCCATCATCTACGAAACCCATGTTAAAGGATTTACTATCCAAAACACCGAGATCCCTAAAGAGATCAGGGGAACCTATGCCGCTCTTGCGCACCCGGTAACCATCAACTATCTTAAAGAATTAGGCATAACCGCGGTCGAGCTAATGCCTGTGCACCAGTTTGTAAATGATCGTGGTTTGCTGGATAAAGGCCTCACCAATTATTGGGGCTACAACACCATAGGCTTTTTTGCCCCCGATGTAAAATACTCAGGCTCGGGAGTTTTGGGCGGACAGGTAAAGGAGTTTAAAGAGATGGTTAAGGCCTTGCACAAAGCCGGGATAGAGGTGATACTGGATGTGGTTTATAATCATACCGCCGAAGGTAACCAGCTCGGCCCAACCATATCATTTAAAGGTATCGATAATTCATCATACTATCGCCTAACCGATGATAACAAACGCTACTACATGGATTACACAGGCACGGGCAATACGCTGAATGCCATGCTGCCCAATGTGCTGCGCTTTATTATGGATAGCCTGCGCTACTGGATAACCGAAATGCACGTGGATGGCTTCAGGTTTGACCTTGCCGCCACCTTGGCCCGTGAGTTGCATGAGGTAAACCGTTTGAGTCCCTTTTTTGATATCATTCACCAGGACCCTGTAATATCGCAGGTTAAGCTGATTGCCGAGCCATGGGACGTGGGTGAGGGTGGCTACCAGGTAGGTAAATTCCCGCCCGGCTGGGCCGAATGGAATGGGAAATTCCGCGATTCGATGCGTGATTACTGGATTGGTGCCGATAGTATGTTGGGCGAGTTTGGGCAGCGTTTAACAGGCAGCCCCGACCTGTACCAGGACGATTACCGTAAGCCCACGGCCAGCGTTAATTTTATTACCGCTCACGATGGTTTTACCTTGAATGATTTGGTAACCTATAACGAAAAGCATAACGACGCCAACGGCGAGGATAATAACGATGGTGAAAGCCATAACCGGTCATGGAACTGCGGTGTTGAAGGCCCAACCGATGATCCGGTGATTAATGCCTTGCGAGCGCGGCAAAAACGAAATTTGCTGGCCACGCTGTTTCTGTCGCAGGGAGTACCAATGCTGGTAGCGGGCGATGAATTTGGCCGTACACAAAATGGTAACAATAACGCCTATTGCCAGGATAACGAGATTTCGTGGCTTAACTGGGCCGAAGCCGATAAGGGCTTGCTTGAATTTACCAAAAAGGTAATTAAACTGCGTAAGGAACACCCGGTGTTTCGCCGCCGTAAATGGTTTCAGGGCCTGCCCATTATGGGGAAAGGCCTGGAGGATATCGCCTGGTTTTTGCCCGAGGGTAATGAGATGAATGAAGAGAACTGGAACCACGATTTTGCAAAATCGTTAGGTGTATTTCTTAACGGCAGGGGCTTGCACCACCTCGGGCCCAAAGGCGAGCCGGTTATTGATGATAGTTTCTATATTATTTTCAACGCTCATGATGAAGCTTTAGATTATGTGATGCCACCCAAAATTTATGGCGACGACTGGAAAAAAATCCTCGATACGGCCGACGATAATTTTCAGGAACAGATTTTAAATAACGACGAAAAAATAACGGTACAGGGCCGTTCGGTGGTTTTATTGCAGCATCCTATCATCACCCATGAATAA
- the treZ gene encoding malto-oligosyltrehalose trehalohydrolase, translating to MNNKPTPGVRFKDNRAEIAVWAPYAKKVAVIINDGTVIDLNTVAYGYWVLTTAALKPGDRYRFKLDDKMALPDPASLSQPNGVHGASMAIDINQFKWTDAAWQNPGLGQYVIYELHAGTFSPAGTFEGIAEKLGYLKQLGITAIEIMPVAQFPGGRNWGYDGVFPYAVQNTYGGAEGLAKLVNICHKQGIAVILDVVYNHFGPEGNYMGIYGPYFTGKYHTPWGDAINFDDAWCDEVRHYFIQNVLMWFRDFHIDALRLDAVHAIKDFSAKHILKEIKENVDELMAQTGRKHHLIIEFDLNDPLFIDPIQKRGYGMDAQWIDEFHHALRVTAGEKRDGYYSDFEGIGHLAKAYNDAYVYDGIYSPGRLKTFGANANDNPGRQFIVFSQNHDHVGNRMLGERSSQLFGFEMQKLMAAAVMVSPFIPMLFMGEEWAESNPFQYFVSHTEPELVEAVRKGRKAEFASFHTDEEAPDPQAIATFERSKLQWDLPAKDGHKQMLSFYQALIRVRKQLPALAILDRKKLKTTVYEAGKILLLHRWYENQSVFCLMNFSDTEHSVNLPENGTYSVVLNSADSEWRGPGRAAEGYIRPQSIIIYTSSNV from the coding sequence ATGAATAACAAACCAACGCCTGGTGTGCGTTTTAAAGATAACCGGGCCGAAATAGCCGTTTGGGCACCGTATGCAAAAAAAGTAGCCGTCATTATTAATGATGGAACCGTGATAGATCTTAACACGGTAGCTTATGGCTATTGGGTATTAACAACCGCGGCTTTAAAACCGGGAGACAGGTATCGTTTTAAACTGGACGATAAAATGGCCCTGCCCGATCCCGCTTCGCTGTCGCAACCGAATGGGGTACACGGCGCATCGATGGCTATCGATATTAATCAATTTAAGTGGACTGATGCTGCCTGGCAAAATCCCGGATTGGGACAGTATGTTATTTATGAACTGCATGCGGGTACATTTAGCCCTGCAGGTACGTTTGAAGGTATTGCCGAAAAATTGGGCTATCTAAAACAGCTCGGCATTACAGCTATCGAAATTATGCCCGTGGCCCAGTTTCCGGGAGGGCGCAACTGGGGTTATGACGGTGTGTTTCCTTATGCCGTTCAAAACACCTATGGCGGTGCTGAAGGTTTGGCTAAACTGGTAAATATCTGCCACAAACAAGGCATAGCCGTAATACTGGATGTTGTTTACAACCACTTTGGGCCCGAAGGTAATTACATGGGCATTTATGGTCCGTATTTTACAGGCAAATACCATACGCCCTGGGGCGATGCCATTAATTTTGATGATGCCTGGTGCGATGAGGTGAGGCATTATTTTATTCAGAATGTCCTGATGTGGTTCCGGGATTTTCATATCGATGCCCTTAGGCTTGATGCCGTACATGCCATTAAAGATTTCAGCGCGAAACATATCCTTAAAGAAATAAAGGAAAATGTAGATGAGCTGATGGCCCAAACCGGGCGAAAGCATCACCTTATTATAGAATTTGACCTGAACGACCCATTGTTTATTGATCCCATACAAAAAAGAGGTTACGGGATGGATGCTCAATGGATTGATGAGTTTCACCATGCTTTGCGTGTAACTGCGGGCGAAAAGCGTGATGGTTATTACTCGGATTTTGAAGGGATCGGTCATCTTGCCAAAGCATATAACGATGCTTATGTGTATGATGGCATTTACTCGCCGGGAAGGTTAAAAACTTTTGGCGCTAATGCCAATGATAACCCCGGAAGGCAGTTCATCGTATTTTCTCAAAACCATGATCATGTAGGCAATCGCATGCTTGGCGAACGGAGCAGCCAGCTGTTCGGTTTCGAAATGCAAAAGCTGATGGCTGCTGCCGTAATGGTAAGCCCTTTTATTCCGATGCTGTTTATGGGCGAGGAGTGGGCCGAATCCAACCCCTTCCAGTACTTTGTAAGCCATACCGAACCCGAACTGGTTGAAGCCGTGCGCAAAGGCCGCAAGGCTGAATTTGCTTCTTTTCACACCGATGAAGAAGCCCCCGACCCACAGGCCATCGCAACTTTTGAACGTTCCAAACTGCAATGGGATTTACCGGCTAAAGATGGGCACAAGCAGATGCTAAGCTTTTATCAGGCCCTTATCCGCGTCAGGAAACAATTACCGGCCCTGGCAATCCTCGACAGAAAAAAATTAAAAACTACCGTTTACGAAGCCGGTAAAATACTATTGCTGCACCGCTGGTATGAAAACCAATCTGTTTTTTGCCTGATGAATTTTTCAGACACAGAACATTCGGTTAATCTCCCCGAAAACGGAACCTACAGCGTGGTACTTAACTCGGCCGACTCGGAATGGCGTGGCCCTGGCAGGGCAGCCGAGGGGTATATCAGGCCTCAATCTATCATTATATACACAAGTAGCAATGTTTAA
- the treY gene encoding malto-oligosyltrehalose synthase, which produces MFNPVSTYRIQFHKDFTFRHFEKIIPYLAKLGISTIYASPIFKAVPGSNHGYDGTDPLQINPEIGTLEQLKKISTKLKAKGIGWIQDIVPNHLAYHPDNTWLMDLLQNGPESAYKHYFEQSLDDAMLFKGPIMVPFLGDDLDAVIDNGELGIVRVKGKLFFNYADSHWPLQPASYPPKNKTLAVINGDKESLKTITGQQHYRFCSWKETDKQINFRRFFTVNGLICLNIQHDEVFNHFHQLIHALLQQDVIQGLRIDHVDGLYDPEKYLQQLRDLTGPDAYIIVEKILEHEEEMPAWPVQGNTGYDFLAMVNNLLTNRKSEPVFTSFYQKLARSTTPVQEQIRRKKAYILHQQMAGELENLSRLFLTSGFAKDSGVSDDEVKRAIAQLLICCPVYRYYEDHPPLKKIFKELININPELKHAVNLLKKAWQDKENPDTIRFFRRCMQFTGPLMAKGVEDTLMYTYNRFIAHNEVGDTPDTFGLSTKVFHKAMKKRLKEWPLSINGTSTHDTKRGEDARARLNVITDIPDEWIEKVTEWQNLNRHLKQNNIPDANDEYFIYETLLGTYPMPGQDEDNYPERIEQYLEKTLREAKLHSGWAEPNEEYEAGTMQFVKELLKKRGDFWQSFKAFHQKAAAFGVVNSLAQLLLKLTAPGTPDIYQGCELWDLSMVDPDNRRPVDYVLRNGLLEAGTDIGQLWDNKFNGHIKQCLLSAVLRQRKVNSLLFAEGDYITLQTEGKFKANLLAFARKYKNTCYVIAIPLGLAGITNDPLAVEWDDTAIILPESMPAAYEHVLFKTKDNATGKILVSSIFKQLPLAFLKFESESNQRGSGILAHITSLPSAFGAGDMGPEAKAFADLLHRAGQKYWQLLPLSPVNDKAQFSPYSSWSAMGGNVSLISLELLVLDGLLTQADLDPYLEEGTDKADLAATARVKELLLDKAWENYTNEKGIWLAEPFAAFCKTEDYWLNDFAVYSVLKVQYKNLPWYQWPVKYKMRQGKALLNLATNNAAKIEQVKWHQFIFARQWKALKRHCNELDIKIIGDLPFYVGYDSVDVWANPQIFALDKAGEMQFVAGVPPDYFNADGQLWGMPVFNWEKLKQQHYDWWVKRIQKNIGMFDMLRLDHFRAFSSYWSVAATEVTAINGEWKKGPGDDFFKVLKKSLGRLPFIAEDLGDIDEAVYQLRDAWGLPGMKVLQFAFGSTAISTHTPHNYTKNHVVYTGTHDNNTARGWFEQEAGKKARNELERYTGAKAKAKNINRLFIKTAIASVANIAIIPVQDLLGFDNAARMNQPATTEGNWAWRLTQADLQALPVKKLKKLTAFYNRI; this is translated from the coding sequence ATGTTTAATCCTGTAAGCACATACCGCATCCAGTTTCATAAAGATTTTACTTTTCGCCATTTTGAAAAGATCATCCCTTACCTGGCAAAACTTGGAATCAGTACAATTTACGCTTCGCCGATATTTAAAGCCGTGCCGGGGAGTAACCATGGTTACGATGGTACCGATCCTTTACAGATCAATCCTGAAATAGGCACACTTGAACAGCTTAAAAAAATCAGCACAAAATTAAAGGCTAAAGGCATCGGCTGGATCCAGGATATTGTGCCCAATCACCTCGCTTATCATCCGGATAATACCTGGTTGATGGATCTGCTTCAAAATGGCCCTGAATCGGCATACAAACATTATTTTGAACAAAGCCTTGACGATGCTATGCTTTTTAAAGGCCCAATTATGGTGCCTTTTTTAGGTGATGATCTGGATGCGGTTATTGATAACGGAGAGCTCGGTATAGTAAGGGTAAAAGGCAAACTGTTTTTTAACTATGCCGATAGCCACTGGCCCTTGCAACCGGCATCTTATCCACCTAAAAATAAAACGTTAGCCGTTATAAATGGTGATAAGGAATCGCTGAAAACTATCACGGGGCAACAACACTACAGGTTTTGCAGTTGGAAGGAAACCGATAAGCAGATCAACTTCCGCAGGTTTTTTACGGTGAATGGATTGATTTGCCTTAATATACAGCACGACGAGGTTTTTAACCATTTCCATCAGCTTATCCACGCGTTGTTGCAGCAGGATGTGATACAGGGCTTGCGGATTGATCATGTGGACGGGTTGTACGATCCCGAAAAATATTTACAGCAGTTGCGGGATTTGACAGGGCCGGATGCTTATATCATAGTAGAAAAAATACTGGAGCATGAAGAAGAAATGCCCGCGTGGCCGGTGCAGGGAAATACAGGTTACGATTTTTTAGCCATGGTGAACAACCTGCTAACCAACCGTAAAAGCGAGCCCGTTTTTACCTCATTTTATCAAAAACTCGCGCGAAGTACTACTCCGGTACAGGAACAGATCAGGCGTAAAAAAGCCTACATCCTGCATCAGCAAATGGCAGGAGAACTGGAAAACCTTAGCCGTTTGTTTTTAACATCCGGTTTTGCCAAGGATTCGGGAGTATCGGATGATGAGGTAAAAAGGGCAATAGCGCAGTTGCTGATCTGCTGCCCGGTTTATAGGTATTATGAAGATCATCCACCGTTAAAAAAAATCTTTAAAGAACTCATCAACATCAATCCCGAATTAAAACACGCGGTAAACCTGTTAAAAAAGGCGTGGCAAGATAAGGAAAACCCGGATACGATCAGGTTTTTCAGACGCTGCATGCAGTTTACCGGACCGCTGATGGCTAAAGGGGTTGAGGACACGCTGATGTATACCTATAACCGTTTCATAGCCCATAACGAAGTTGGGGATACGCCCGATACTTTTGGCCTATCAACAAAAGTGTTTCATAAAGCGATGAAAAAACGGTTAAAGGAATGGCCCTTGTCTATAAACGGCACCTCTACCCACGATACCAAACGAGGCGAAGATGCCCGCGCCCGCCTGAATGTGATTACAGATATACCCGACGAATGGATTGAAAAAGTAACCGAGTGGCAGAACCTTAACCGCCATCTGAAACAAAATAACATACCCGATGCTAACGATGAGTATTTTATTTATGAAACGTTGCTGGGTACCTATCCTATGCCCGGGCAGGATGAGGATAATTACCCGGAACGGATAGAGCAGTATCTTGAAAAAACGCTGCGCGAAGCCAAACTCCATTCGGGCTGGGCCGAGCCAAACGAGGAGTACGAGGCCGGAACTATGCAGTTTGTAAAAGAGTTGCTGAAAAAGCGCGGCGACTTTTGGCAAAGCTTTAAGGCATTCCATCAAAAGGCAGCAGCTTTTGGGGTGGTTAACTCGCTTGCACAATTGTTGCTAAAGTTAACCGCCCCCGGTACCCCCGATATTTACCAGGGATGCGAATTGTGGGATTTAAGCATGGTTGACCCGGATAACCGCCGCCCGGTTGATTATGTGCTTAGGAACGGGTTATTAGAAGCGGGTACAGACATTGGGCAGCTTTGGGACAACAAATTTAACGGGCACATTAAACAATGCCTGCTTAGTGCGGTATTGAGGCAACGCAAAGTAAACTCGCTATTGTTTGCCGAAGGTGATTATATAACCCTACAAACCGAAGGAAAATTTAAAGCCAACTTGTTGGCCTTTGCCCGCAAATATAAAAATACCTGCTATGTTATTGCTATCCCGTTGGGACTGGCAGGCATAACTAATGACCCGCTGGCTGTTGAATGGGATGATACCGCGATAATTTTACCTGAGAGTATGCCTGCCGCATATGAACACGTGCTGTTTAAAACTAAGGATAACGCTACCGGGAAAATACTGGTTTCATCAATATTTAAACAACTTCCGCTTGCTTTTTTGAAGTTTGAAAGCGAATCCAACCAACGAGGCTCAGGCATATTGGCGCATATTACCTCGCTGCCCTCGGCCTTTGGCGCGGGCGATATGGGGCCAGAAGCTAAGGCTTTTGCAGACCTGCTGCACCGGGCCGGGCAAAAATACTGGCAGCTATTACCGCTGAGCCCGGTAAATGATAAAGCACAGTTTTCGCCTTACAGCTCATGGTCGGCCATGGGAGGGAATGTTTCGTTAATCAGTTTGGAATTGTTGGTGCTTGATGGTTTGTTAACCCAGGCCGATCTTGATCCATATCTTGAAGAAGGAACCGATAAAGCGGATCTGGCTGCTACAGCCCGTGTTAAAGAATTACTGCTGGATAAAGCCTGGGAAAACTATACTAATGAGAAGGGTATCTGGTTGGCAGAACCATTCGCGGCCTTTTGCAAAACGGAGGATTATTGGTTAAATGATTTTGCGGTTTATTCGGTACTTAAAGTTCAGTATAAAAATTTACCCTGGTACCAATGGCCGGTTAAATACAAAATGCGCCAGGGGAAAGCCTTGCTTAATTTAGCAACTAACAATGCCGCAAAAATTGAACAGGTAAAATGGCATCAATTTATTTTTGCCAGGCAATGGAAAGCGCTTAAGCGCCATTGTAATGAGCTTGATATCAAAATTATAGGCGATCTGCCTTTTTATGTAGGTTATGATTCGGTAGATGTTTGGGCCAACCCGCAGATCTTTGCCCTGGACAAAGCCGGGGAGATGCAGTTTGTTGCCGGCGTACCGCCCGATTATTTTAACGCCGATGGACAACTTTGGGGGATGCCTGTTTTTAACTGGGAAAAACTGAAGCAACAGCACTACGACTGGTGGGTAAAACGAATCCAAAAAAACATCGGAATGTTTGATATGTTGAGGCTTGATCATTTCAGGGCATTCTCGTCGTACTGGTCGGTTGCAGCAACAGAAGTCACCGCCATAAACGGGGAATGGAAAAAGGGTCCGGGCGATGATTTTTTCAAGGTATTGAAAAAGTCACTTGGTCGTTTGCCTTTCATAGCCGAAGATCTTGGCGATATTGACGAAGCCGTATATCAACTACGCGATGCCTGGGGATTGCCGGGTATGAAAGTGCTGCAATTTGCCTTTGGCAGTACCGCAATATCAACCCATACCCCTCATAACTATACCAAAAACCACGTAGTTTATACGGGCACGCATGACAATAATACCGCCCGCGGCTGGTTTGAGCAGGAGGCCGGTAAAAAGGCCCGGAACGAGCTTGAACGTTATACCGGCGCAAAAGCAAAGGCAAAAAATATAAACCGGTTGTTTATCAAAACCGCCATTGCATCTGTAGCCAATATAGCTATCATACCTGTACAGGATTTGCTTGGCTTTGACAATGCCGCCCGGATGAACCAGCCCGCTACCACCGAGGGTAACTGGGCCTGGCGCTTAACCCAGGCAGATCTGCAGGCATTACCGGTAAAAAAACTGAAAAAATTGACCGCCTTTTATAACAGGATTTAA
- a CDS encoding RNA recognition motif domain-containing protein: protein MKIFVANLPYHITNEGIRQLFGLFGVVLSSKIVTHNGKSKGFGFLEMADPNRAEMAIKELDGAPIDDRNIVVRPADNQEMEESAVHKRPRISFKIK, encoded by the coding sequence ATGAAAATATTTGTTGCCAATTTACCATATCATATTACCAACGAGGGCATCCGCCAGCTATTCGGATTGTTTGGTGTAGTACTATCTTCAAAAATTGTAACCCACAACGGTAAAAGTAAAGGTTTTGGCTTTCTGGAAATGGCCGATCCTAACCGTGCCGAAATGGCCATCAAAGAACTTGACGGTGCGCCGATAGACGATAGAAATATTGTTGTACGCCCGGCCGATAACCAGGAGATGGAAGAATCTGCAGTGCATAAACGCCCACGCATCTCGTTTAAAATAAAATAA
- a CDS encoding YfiT family bacillithiol transferase, with protein MTDEQMRYPIGRFVNPLSYTAEDLRGWIEDIATLPGKLRHAIAGLNYQELDTPYRTGGWTLRQVIHHMADSHMNSITRIKLALTENNPVIKPYEEADWALLPDYRLPVEPSIKMLEGIHQHMVALFESFTENEWERTFVHPASGDTISLKKCLATYSWHSRHHLAHVTETVKKFVKAS; from the coding sequence ATGACAGACGAACAAATGAGATACCCTATCGGGAGGTTTGTAAACCCGCTTTCATATACAGCCGAAGACTTACGTGGCTGGATTGAGGATATTGCCACACTGCCCGGTAAGTTAAGGCATGCCATTGCCGGCCTCAACTACCAGGAGCTGGATACTCCCTACCGTACAGGAGGTTGGACATTAAGGCAGGTGATTCACCACATGGCCGACAGCCATATGAACTCCATAACCCGCATTAAACTGGCCCTTACCGAAAACAACCCGGTAATAAAACCTTACGAAGAGGCCGACTGGGCCCTGCTGCCCGACTATCGCCTGCCGGTTGAGCCATCCATCAAAATGCTGGAAGGCATCCACCAGCACATGGTTGCCCTGTTTGAAAGCTTTACTGAAAACGAGTGGGAACGCACGTTTGTACACCCGGCATCGGGCGATACCATCTCACTAAAAAAATGCCTGGCAACCTACTCATGGCACAGCCGCCACCATTTGGCTCATGTTACAGAAACGGTGAAGAAGTTTGTAAAAGCGAGTTGA